In the Paralichthys olivaceus isolate ysfri-2021 chromosome 15, ASM2471397v2, whole genome shotgun sequence genome, one interval contains:
- the slc12a9 gene encoding solute carrier family 12 member 9: MSNERTPLIPSGVCGLSVTAVTCGTAACGASPDANPESGSETPTKNPRQLNTFFGVMVPTILSMFSIVLFLRTGFVVGHAGLLQGLLMVLVAYTIISLTILSICAISTNGAIQGGGAYYMISRSLGPEFGGSIGLMFFLAKVCACGEYVLGLVEAILDVFGADPESSVSQGIRVLPQGYWHAVLYSTVVLLLCLLVCLVGANIYCRTAFAILLVVTVSLLSIFISSVAVKPRDFVITHQGPGNQTLRYNASYTGFSATTLRNNLGSGYSLDYSTNTVMSFATVFAIMFTSCTGIMAGANMSGELKTPSVSIPKGTIIAVFYTFTVYVLLFILVSATCDRTLLIQDYGFFQRINLWSPLVTIGIYCASLSAAMCSMIGASRILHALALDHLFGLPLAPATVTSRSGNPWVAVLYTWGLAQCVVFAGELNAVASLVTVFYLLAFAAVDLACLALEWASAPNFRPTFQLFSWHTCLLGILSCLVMMFVINPVYSSGSIVLLLLLLLFLHYRSPTSSWGYISQALIFHQVRKYLLMLDVRKDHVKFWRPQVLLMVANPRSSCQLILFVNQLKKGGLYVLGHVQLGDLDSLPSDPVQQQYNFWLSLVDKLGVKAFVDLTLSPSVRQGTQHLLRITGLGGMKPNMLILGFYDGCTPEDFFLQDSAFYDSSVGQSKDGEYNFGVDLPSLQAHFPPVRHDESPRWLSPEEYVGIISDAIKMNKNVCLGRYFFQLEGEGKDSKVDGSERTIDVWPLNLLQPGSRDYEDVCSLFLLQMACVLNMSSKWRHARMRIFLNVETESSDQGWVVNEETFRELLRKLRIRASIKIVPWDSVVQHHTQPDIECSTEQMQSLSEGFLSAVNCMIMEHSSQAAVRFLYLPRPPAHHSQSQQYVAQLEAVSNGLGPTLLIHGITPVTYTDL, encoded by the exons ATGTCAAACGAACGCACCCCTTTGATCCCCTCTGGGGTGTGCGGCCTGTCTGTGACTGCGGTGACATGCGGCACAGCGGCATGTGGCGCATCGCCAGACGCCAACCCAGAGTCCGGCTCAGAGACTCCAACGAAAAACCCCAGACAACTGAACACTTTTTTCGGGGTGATGGTGCCGACCATCTTGTCCATGTTCAGCATTGTGCTGTTTCTGAGAACAG GGTTTGTGGTTGGTCATGCGGGGCTGTTACAGGGACTCCTGATGGTTCTTGTAGCCTACACCATCATCTCTCTTACAATACTGTCCATCTGTGCCATTTCCACCAATGGTGCGATACAAGGCGGTGGAGCATACT ACATGATCAGTCGCTCTCTGGGCCCGGAGTTTGGAGGAAGCATTGGTTTGATGTTCTTCTTGGccaaagtgtgtgcatgtggagaATATGTTCTCGGTCTTGTGGAGGCCATACTTGAcgtatttggtgcagatcctg AATCGTCCGTGTCCCAGGGCATCCGAGTGCTCCCTCAGGGTTACTGGCACGCAGTACTTTACAGCACCGTGGTCCTCCTgctgtgtctgcttgtgtgtttggTGGGCGCCAACATCTACTGCCGCACCGCCTTCGCCATCCTGCTGGTGGTCACCGTGTCCCTGCTGTCCATCTTCATCAGTTCCGTGGCAGTCAAGCCTCGGGACTTCGTCATCACCCACCAGGGACCCGGCAACCAGACGCTTCGTTACAACGCCAGCTACACAGGCTTCAGTGCGACCACGCTGAGGAACAACCTTGGCT CTGGTTACTCTCTGGACTACAGCACCAACACCGTCATGTCATTTGCCACTGTGTTTGCCATCATGTTCACCAGCTGCACTGGGATCATGGCCGGAGCCAACATGTCAG GGGAGCTAAAGACTCCGAGTGTTTCCATCCCTAAAGGCACCATCATTGCTGTTTTTTACACGTTCACCGTCTacgtcctcctcttcatcctggtCAGCGCCACCTGTGACAG GACCCTGTTAATTCAGGATTATGGGTTCTTCCAACGTATTAACCTCTGGTCACCGCTTGTTACTATCGGGATCTACTGCGCCTCTCTGTCGGCTGCAATGTGCTCTATGATCGGTGCATCTCGTATCCTCCACGCTCTCGCCCTGGATCACCTCTTTG GTCTTCCATTAGCCCCAGCCACCGTCACATCGAGATCAGGGAATCCATGGGTGGCAGTGCTGTACACGTGGGGCCTGGCCCAG tgtgtggtgtTTGCAGGTGAGCTCAATGCTGTGGCAAGTTTGGTGACTGTTTTCTACTTGCTTGCCTTCGCTGCAGTTGACCTGGCCTGTTTGGCTCTGGAGTGGGCGTCGGCACCAAATTTCAG ACCGACCTTCCAGCTCTTCTCGTGGCACACCTGCCTGCTGGGAATCCTGAGCTGTTTAGTCATGATGTTCGTCATTAACCCTGTGTACTCCTCGGGCAGCAtcgtcctcctgctcctgctgctcctcttcctccactacAGGTCGCCCACCAGCAGCTGGGGCTATATCAGCCAGGCTCTCATTTTCCATCag GTGCGCAAGTATCTGTTGATGCTGGACGTGAGGAAAGACCACGTGAAGTTCTGGCGGCCGCaggtgctgctgatggtggcCAACCCTCGCTCTTCTTGTCAGCTCATCCTGTTCGTTAACCAGCTGAAGAAGGGAGGGCTGTACGTTCTGGGCCACGTGCAGCTGGGGGATCTGG ACTCGCTGCCATCAGACCCGGTCCAGCAGCAGTATAACTTCTGGTTGAGCCTCGTTGATAAACTCGGGGTGAAGGCGTTTGTAGATCTGACgctgtctccctctgtcagaCAGGGAACACAGCATCTACTGCGCATCACAGGTTTAG GTGGCATGAAGCCCAACATGCTGATTTTGGGTTTCTATGACGGCTGCACTCCCGAGGACTTCTTTCTACAAGATTCTGCTTTCTATGACTCATCAGTAGGACAAAGTAAGGACGGAGAATATAATTTTGGCGTTGACCTGCCTTCACTGCAGGCTCATTTCCCCCCAGTCCGACACGATGAGAGCCCACGCTGGCTGTCACCCGAAGAGTACGTTGGGATCATTTCTGATGCCATTAAAATGAACAAGAACGTGTGTCTCGGCCGCTATTTCTTCCAGTTAGAAGGAGAAGGGAAAGATAGCAAGGTAGACGGATCAGAGCGGACAATAGACGTGTGGCCTCTCAACCTGCTCCAGCCCGGCAGCCGAGATTACGAGGACGTGTGCAGCCTCTTTCTGCTGCAGATGGCCTGCGTGCTCAACATGTCCAGCAAGTGGCGCCACGCGAGGATGAGAATCTTCCTGAACGTAGAGACGGAGTCCAGCGACCAGGGCTGGGTGGTGAACGAAGAGACGTTTCGAGAGCTGCTGAGGAAGCTGCGGATCAGGGCGTCCATCAAGATCGTGCCGTGGGACTCTGTGGTGCAGCACCACACTCAGCCAGACATAGAGTGTTCCACAGAGCAGATGCAATCTCTGTCCGAGGGCTTCCTGTCGGCAGTGAACTGTATGATAATGGAGCACAGCTCGCAGGCAGCTGTTCGCTTCCTGTATTTACCTCGACCTCCTGCTCATCACAGCCAGTCACAGCAGTATGTGGCTCAGCTGGAGGCAGTATCCAATGGTTTAGGGCCAACGCTCCTGATTCACGGCATCACCCCGGTCACATACACTGATCTCTGA